The proteins below are encoded in one region of Apium graveolens cultivar Ventura chromosome 4, ASM990537v1, whole genome shotgun sequence:
- the LOC141718628 gene encoding uncharacterized protein LOC141718628: MGNCNKADIVCYKCNSKGHYSNECRNPKPRVTYFKCRKTGHMSRDCKTPGNNKLMQLMATPYNQAMTSSVLILQLPSNQPSESETPVFPHSYPAQARTFNVNINDAVQSSEVVASMLSVNNVNVKVLFDFGATRSFISESFVGKLNCEIELLVEPLSIIVANQEQVSVKSICPRCKLEISGYNFPVSLIPFRLGEFDVILGMDWLAEHGSQIDYKKKKVILKSPQGKKVEFKGQK, translated from the coding sequence ATGGGTAACTGTAATAAGGCTGACATCGTTTGTTACAAGTGCAATTCGAAAGGTCATTATTCGAATGAGTGCCGAAACCCGAAGCCTCGTGTTACATACTTCAAATGTAGAAAGACCGGTCATATGTCTAGGGATTGCAAGACCCCCGGAAACAACAAGTTGATGCAATTGATGGCCACCCCTTACAATCAAGCAATGACATCTTCTGTTCTAATTCTTCAACTACCTTCAAATCAGCCTTCTGAATCTGAAACTCCAGTGTTTCCTCATTCCTATCCTGCTCAGGCCCGGACATTCAACGTGAATATTAatgatgctgttcagagttctgaAGTTGTGGCAAGTATGCTTTCTGTCAACAACGTCAATGTTAAAGTGCTATTTGATTtcggagctactagatctttcatatcagaatcttttgttggcAAGTTAAATTGTGAAATTGAACTGTTAGTTGAACCTCTATCTATCATTGTGGctaatcaagaacaagtatctgttaaaAGTATTTGCCCCCGGTGTAAACTAGAGATTTCAGGCTATAATTTCCCTGTTTCCCTTATACCTTTTCGactaggagaatttgacgttatattaggaatggattggctagcaGAGCATGGATCTCAAATAGATTataagaagaagaaagtgattcttAAGTCCCCTCAAGGAAAGAAAGTAGAGTTTAAAGGACAGAAATAA